From the genome of Anoplopoma fimbria isolate UVic2021 breed Golden Eagle Sablefish chromosome 1, Afim_UVic_2022, whole genome shotgun sequence, one region includes:
- the kcnj13 gene encoding inward rectifier potassium channel 13 produces the protein MTTKSNSSVLGGKASSSPLLSSPARQRLVTKDGHCALRPPLCSSGSWRGALGRAWLLALQDLWGLLVGLRWRWVLLAFCASFLAHWLLFACMWYLLAHLNGDLAVQDHDAPPQGHVVCVKHITSFTAAFSFSLETQLTIGYGTMFPSGDCPSAIALLAVQMLLGLMLEAFITGAFVAKIARPQKRAGAIQFSPQAVVGQHQGQMCLMLRATNLLQRPLVDVKVSAVLYKEHEGQALHQTSLDFHLDHLGQQPCPFFIFPLTFYHPLDRQSPLYPTLCEGTSNHFELVVFLSALQEGTGDSCQKRTSYLRQEIQFDRRFVPALGMDARGRYMVSTQHFDTAHSKESLNKDCVVQINGDGSDRME, from the exons ATGACAACCAAATCTAACAGCAGCGTTCTGGGTGGCAAggcttcctcctctcccctcttgTCCTCTCCAGCCCGCCAACGCCTAGTCACGAAAGATGGACACTGTGCCCTTCGTCCCCCTCTGTGCTCTTCAGGCTCATGGCGCGGGGCCTTGGGCAGAGCCTGGTTGCTCGCCCTGCAGGACCTGTGGGGACTGTTGGTGGGTCTGCGCTGGAGATGGGTCCTGCTGGCCTTCTGCGCCTCCTTCCTGGCCCACTGGCTGCTGTTTGCCTGCATGTGGTACTTGCTGGCCCACCTCAACGGAGACCTGGCTGTGCAGGACCACGATGCTCCCCCACAGGGGCATGTGGTTTGTGTGAAGCACATAACCAGTTTTACTGCTGCCTTTTCCTTCTCCCTGGAGACACAGCTGACCATCGGCTATGGCACCATGTTCCCCAGTGGGGACTGTCCCAGTGCCATAGCATTGCTGGCTGTGCAGATGCTGCTGGGACTCATGCTGGAAGCATTCATCACAG GTGCATTCGTTGCCAAGATTGCACGTCCCCAGAAGAGAGCAGGAGCTATCCAGTTCAGCCCTCAGGCAGTGGTGGGCCAACATCAGGGCCAGATGTGCCTCATGCTGCGAGCCACCAACCTGCTGCAGCGACCTCTGGTGGATGTAAAAGTGAGTGCTGTGCTCTACAAGGAACATGAAGGTCAGGCCCTGCATCAGACCTCTCTGGACTTCCACTTGGATCATCTAGGCCAGCAGCCCTGTCCCTTCTTCATCTTCCCACTCACCTTTTACCACCCCCTAGACCGCCAAAGCCCCCTCTATCCCACCCTGTGTGAGGGCACGTCCAACCACTTTGAGTTGGTGGTCTTCCTGTCAGCCTTGCAGGAGGGAACTGGTGACTCCTGCCAGAAGAGGACCTCTTACCTGCGCCAAGAAATCCAGTTTGACCGTCGCTTTGTCCCTGCCTTGGGGATGGATGCTCGGGGGAGATACATGGTGAGCACCCAGCACTTTGACACAGCCCACTCAAAGGAGTCTTTGAACAAGGACTGTGTGGTGCAGATCAATGGTGATGGCAGCGACAGGATGGAGTAG